A window of Primulina huaijiensis isolate GDHJ02 chromosome 9, ASM1229523v2, whole genome shotgun sequence contains these coding sequences:
- the LOC140984494 gene encoding uncharacterized protein, giving the protein MSNHARRLMSPGASRKRKEMESPHGSTSLKPLVQQTAVSPVATSFKGAEQKPLPSNRLLAGYMAHEFLTKGTLLGEKFDPARAEAVPLSKNKQVQNRAEPATEAETRGQTKPHGYAEVASLLKSDGVHIPGIVNPTQLGRWIQM; this is encoded by the coding sequence ATGAGCAACCACGCGCGCAGACTCATGTCTCCTGGCGCGTCACGCAAGCGGAAAGAGATGGAGTCACCTCACGGTTCCACGTCCCTGAAACCGTTGGTCCAACAAACGGCCGTTAGTCCCGTTGCGACGTCGTTTAAGGGGGCCGAGCAGAAACCTCTCCCTTCCAACCGGCTCTTAGCTGGTTACATGGCCCACGAGTTCCTGACCAAGGGAACGCTGCTTGGGGAGAAGTTCGACCCGGCTCGAGCCGAGGCTGTTCCATTGAGCAAGAACAAGCAGGTTCAGAACCGGGCCGAGCCGGCAACGGAAGCCGAGACTAGAGGACAAACGAAGCCGCATGGGTATGCTGAGGTGGCGAGCTTGCTGAAGAGCGATGGGGTCCACATCCCAGGAATAGTGAATCCCACGCAACTGGGTCGGTGGATTCAGATGTAG